GAAGATAAGGAAACTATCGCCAGCGGCACCCGAGCCGCCGTGCGCGGCGGATTTACCACTATCTGCTGTATGCCGAACACGGAGCCCGCCATAGACAATCCCAAGACCGTAAAACTCGTCAAAGATATTATTAAGAAGGACGCTTTATGTAATGTCCTGATAGTCGGAGCCATAACGCTTTCGCGTCTGGGTAAAGAGCTTGCCGATCTTGCCGGTATGAAAAGGGCAGGCGTTATAGCCCTTTCCGACGACGGTTCATCGGTAGAGGATAGGGACCTTATGCGGGATGCGTTTAAAGAGACAAAAATAAACGGCATGCTCGTAATGGACCACTGTGAGGATCCTGCGTTATCGGCTCTCGGCGTGGTCAACAAAGGTTTTATCTCTACGAAGATGGGGCTCAAAGGAATAGCTAAAGCCGCGGAATACGAGATGATAAAGCGTGATATAGAGCTGGCTGAACGAGCGGCCGCGCGGATCCATATAGCGCATGTGAGCTGCGGCGAATCTGTGGAGATAATAAGGAAAGCGAAGAAGCGGGGGGTGAAGGTGACGGCAGAGACAGCGCCTCACTACTTCACGCTTACGGAAGAGTGCTGCGTGACGTATGATACAAATACAAAGATGAACCCGCCTCTTCGGACGAAAGAAGACGTCGAAGCCATAAAGAAGGGGCTCTCCGAAGGCACGATAGACGCCATAGCTACGGATCATGCGCCTCATACAGACTCGGAGAAGGACGTTGAATTCGATTTTGCTCCATTCGGGATAATAGGCCTCGAGACTGCGCTCGGCCTGGCTGTGACGGAACTGGTCGAGAAAAAAATTCTATCATGGGACGAACTTATCGAGAAGATGTCCATTAACCCCGCGAAGATCCTGGGCGTCGAGGCCCTCGGCCTGAAAGAGGGCGCTCCGGCGGATATCGTAATAATAGATCCTGCGGAAGAATACACGTATGCCAAAGGCTCCATAGAATCGAAATCGAAGAACTCGCCTTTTGTGGGCTGGCGGCTTAAAGGAAAAGTCACGGACGTTTTTGTCAGAGGCGAACCTGTGATGGAAGGAAAGTCGATCAAGGCGGACAGATGAGACAGTTAAAAGCGGAGATATTATCGAATAAAAAAGTCGGCAGCGGCTTTTATAGAATGAAGCTCGGTGAAAACTATCTGGCAAAAATCACGCGGGCCGGGCAGTTCGTTGAAGTAAGATGCTCGAGCGGCGCGGAAACGCTTCTTCGCAGGCCGCTCGGCGTGCATAGGATATGGCCCGACGGTATCGAGATGCTGTATGAGGTGGTGGGGAAGGGTACTGCGCTTCTCTCCGAAAAAAAAGCCGGCGAAAAACTGGATATGATCGGGCCTCTGGGGAACGGTTTCGATACGGATCTCGCGTCTGATATCAATATACTGGTAGCGGGAGGGATCGGCGTGGCGCCTCTTACGGCGCTCGCGGAGAACTTACGCGCAAGACAGAATAAAAAAGTGCATGTCATGATCGGCGCCAGGACGAGATCGCATATAATGTGCAAAGAAGAGTTCAAGTCTCTGGGATGCAGCGTCAAGATTTCCACGGATGACGGGTCAAGGGGCTATAAGGGCTTTGCGACGGAGCTTCTCATTAATTTACTTGCAACCTGTAAGCCTGAGACCTATTTGCCCCAATTCAGGCGCGTGATGGTCTACGCTTGCGGCCCGATGGAGATGCTGAGGGCCGTAAGGGCGATTACGCTAAAGCGCGGCATCCCGTGCCAGGTCTCGCTCGAAGAGCGCATGGCATGTGGAGTAGGAGTTTGCCTGGGCTGTCCCGTAAAGATGAAGACGGGCGGCTACAAGATGGTCTGTAAGGACGGCCCGGTTTTTAACACGGAGGATCTCGCCTGGTGAAAATGAATCTAGGAGTTAAGATAGGGAAGCTGAAACTGAAAAACCCGGTGATGGTGGCCTCCGGCACATGGGGCGCCGAATACGGGGAGCTCTACGATATCAATAAGCTCGGCGCGATCGTGCTTAAGACTATTACTCTCGAAGAGCGCACGGGTAACCCGTCGCCGCGCGTATGTGAGACAGCGTCCGGCATGCTTAACTCGATAGGCCTTGAGAATAAGGGCGTCGAGGATTTTATCAATAACAAATTGCCTAAATTACGCGGCGCCAAGACGCATGTGATAGCAAGCATCGCAGGTAGCGGCAAGAATGAGTTTAAAGAGCTTGCCAGGCGCCTTTCCAGATGCGAACGAGTGAATGCGCTCGAACTTAACCTCTCATGCCCCAATATCAGCTATGGTTCAGGAGAAGACCTTATCGCGCATAATGAGAAAGCGGTCTATGAAGTCGTGAAAGCCGTAAAGCGCTCGACAGGGCTCACGATAATAACGAAGCTCTCTCCCAATGTTACGGATATTAAGGTCTTCGCGAAGGCGGCCGAGGCGGGAGGTTCCGACGCCATCGCGCTCACCAACACATTCATAGGCATGGCGGTGGATATTAATACGAAGAAGCCGATGCTCGGCAATGTCACAGGCGGATTGAGCGGACCGGCGGTAAAACCACTGTCATTAAGGGCCGTCTGGGAGGCGAGCAAAGCTATCGACATCCCGATCATCGGCATCGGCGGTATAATGGATTATAGGGATGCCGTGGAATTTATGCTCTGCGGGGCGAGCGCTATCCAGGTTGGGACAGCTAATTTCGTTAACCCCAGGGCACCGGTGGAAATAATCAAGGGCCTGGAAGAATATTTAAAGAAAAAGAATATAAACAGCGTTAGTAAATTAATCGGAGCGGTAAAACTAGGATAACTTATGGATCCGAAAGAGAAGCTGATAATAGCGCTTGACGTGGATACGAAAGAGAAAGCGTTGTCGCTCGTCGATATGTTAAAGAGCGATGTAAAGTTTTTCAAGATCGGCCTTGAGCTCTTTTCATCATGCGGCCCGTCAATCGTCGGAGACGTAAGTCGAAAGAGCTGTCGGATATTCCTGGACCTGAAGTATCATGATATACCCAATACCGTATCAAAGTCTGCGGTAAGCGTAACCAAGCTGGGCGTCTTCATGTTAAATCTTCATGCGCTTGGCGGATATGAAATGATGAAGAAGGCCGCGTCGGCTGTCAGGCAGGAGGCCGATAGATTAAAGATAACAAGGCCGAAGGTCATCGCCGTCACTATCCTTACAAGCATGGATGAAACGGCCTTGAAGAAAGCGGGTATAAATGATACTATGGACGCCGCGGTCTTGAGGCTGGCGAAGCTGGCAAAAGAGGCAGGACTCGATGGTGTTGTCGCCTCACCGTCCGAGATCAAGTTATTGCGAGAAGGCCTCGGCAAGGATTTTCTGATAGTCACTCCCGGGGTGCGGCCTGAATGGGCCGCGGCAGGCGACCAAAAGAGGATCGCGACGCCTGCTCAGGCGATTAGGGATGGTGCCAGCTTTATCGTAGTCGGCCGCCCTGTGACGGAGGCCAAAGACCCGCGGGAAGCGGCAAGAAAAATATTGAAAGAGATGGATCTGTGACCGACAAAGAGGTAATTGGGCTATTCGAAAAAAACAATGCTCTTCTGAGCGGGCATTTTAAACTTTCCAGCGGCCGGCATAGCGAAAAATACCTGCAATGCGCTCTCGTGCTCCAATATCCGGATATAGCCGAAAAGCTCGCGAAGGAGCTGGCCGAGAAATTCGCCGGCACCAAAATCGACCT
This portion of the Candidatus Omnitrophota bacterium genome encodes:
- a CDS encoding dihydroorotase, which codes for MKYLIKNGRVIDPANKIDGEFDILVSGDKIEKIGPRLNEKCGKVIDAKGKIVAPGFIDMHTHLREPGREDKETIASGTRAAVRGGFTTICCMPNTEPAIDNPKTVKLVKDIIKKDALCNVLIVGAITLSRLGKELADLAGMKRAGVIALSDDGSSVEDRDLMRDAFKETKINGMLVMDHCEDPALSALGVVNKGFISTKMGLKGIAKAAEYEMIKRDIELAERAAARIHIAHVSCGESVEIIRKAKKRGVKVTAETAPHYFTLTEECCVTYDTNTKMNPPLRTKEDVEAIKKGLSEGTIDAIATDHAPHTDSEKDVEFDFAPFGIIGLETALGLAVTELVEKKILSWDELIEKMSINPAKILGVEALGLKEGAPADIVIIDPAEEYTYAKGSIESKSKNSPFVGWRLKGKVTDVFVRGEPVMEGKSIKADR
- a CDS encoding dihydroorotate dehydrogenase electron transfer subunit, translated to MRQLKAEILSNKKVGSGFYRMKLGENYLAKITRAGQFVEVRCSSGAETLLRRPLGVHRIWPDGIEMLYEVVGKGTALLSEKKAGEKLDMIGPLGNGFDTDLASDINILVAGGIGVAPLTALAENLRARQNKKVHVMIGARTRSHIMCKEEFKSLGCSVKISTDDGSRGYKGFATELLINLLATCKPETYLPQFRRVMVYACGPMEMLRAVRAITLKRGIPCQVSLEERMACGVGVCLGCPVKMKTGGYKMVCKDGPVFNTEDLAW
- a CDS encoding dihydroorotate dehydrogenase translates to MNLGVKIGKLKLKNPVMVASGTWGAEYGELYDINKLGAIVLKTITLEERTGNPSPRVCETASGMLNSIGLENKGVEDFINNKLPKLRGAKTHVIASIAGSGKNEFKELARRLSRCERVNALELNLSCPNISYGSGEDLIAHNEKAVYEVVKAVKRSTGLTIITKLSPNVTDIKVFAKAAEAGGSDAIALTNTFIGMAVDINTKKPMLGNVTGGLSGPAVKPLSLRAVWEASKAIDIPIIGIGGIMDYRDAVEFMLCGASAIQVGTANFVNPRAPVEIIKGLEEYLKKKNINSVSKLIGAVKLG
- the pyrF gene encoding orotidine-5'-phosphate decarboxylase, with the protein product MDPKEKLIIALDVDTKEKALSLVDMLKSDVKFFKIGLELFSSCGPSIVGDVSRKSCRIFLDLKYHDIPNTVSKSAVSVTKLGVFMLNLHALGGYEMMKKAASAVRQEADRLKITRPKVIAVTILTSMDETALKKAGINDTMDAAVLRLAKLAKEAGLDGVVASPSEIKLLREGLGKDFLIVTPGVRPEWAAAGDQKRIATPAQAIRDGASFIVVGRPVTEAKDPREAARKILKEMDL